GTTGTTACCAATAACGCTTTGATCAGTGGTGAAAGTGAAAGTCTGACCTGCAACCAGAGCAGCATCTTTGCCGCCTTCCAGTTTCATGGTGCGAATTTCTGGGCCTTTGGTGTCCAACAAGATACCGGCTTTCAAGCCAGTTTTTGCCATGACAGCACGGATATTCTTGATACGTTGACCATGTTCTTCATAGTCACCGTGGGAGAAATTTAAACGCATGACGTTCATACCAGCTTTCAGCAGGTTCGTCAGCATTTCTTCGGATTCGGTTTTTGGACCGATAGTACAAACAATTTTAGTCTTTTTCATGACGGATTTTTTCTACAAGTTGTGATGGATTAAAAGCGAATATTCCGTTAAATACAGCAACGGAGTGGAATTTGATTAGTGTCTGGTGTAGCGAAACGTGACCAAGAAGCAAAACATTACTAAGAATAGATGACAGTTGCGGAAGTTGAGTGGAAAACTTTAGCACGAGGCTAAACGCATGATCGATATACGATGGCGTAAATGTGAGTTGTATTTTTTTAGCGTATCGGCAGATCAAGATGCTGAAACCATTCAACTGAAACGACGGTTCGTATTATAAGCGGTAAGTCGCGGGAAATGAAATAGAAAACAGAAACTCATTGCCGATTTTTATAAAAATGGGTCATTAGTCGCGCAAACCTTGCGAATAACGCTTAGTTTGTTGCGCAACAAAAAAGGTTTTTAACAATTTTAACAAAATGAAGCTGGAATAATTGTTGAGAACAACATCAACAGATTGCAGGGGATTAAGTCAGATTGATTAGCGCAGGGAGATAATCGGAAATAAGAGAGTGGTGCGTTCTAATGGACTCGAACCATCGACCCCCACCATGTCAAGGTGGTGCTCTAACCAACTGAGCTAAGAACGCATTGAAAAACTAGCAATTTACCATTTCAGGATAATGCGAGAGTGGTGCGTCCGAATGGACTCGAACCATCGACCCCCACCATGTCAAGGTGGTGCTCTAACCAACTGAGCTACGGACGCACATGATACTCTTGGCATTCTAATAACTTGGCATTCTAATAATAAGATTGGTGCGTCCGAATGGACTCGAACCATCGACCCCCACCATGTCAAGGTGGTGCTCTAACCAACTGAGCTACGGACGCACATTCTATCCTTCTTATCTTGAAGCCGTAGCGTTGTTAGCTGCTCTAACTCACCAGAATCACTGACTTGTGTCAGTTCAACGGGACTCGCTCGTTTGCTGCCTGGCTACAACTCCAATTACTTGGATATAATTATCTCTATCTTCACTCTTATTATTCGCCATCAATGCTGACAGCGGGGACGAATATTAACGAGCCGCCCGTCCTCTGGCAAGGAGAAAAACATAATATTCATCGCAAACTCACGTAATTGCTGCGCTTTTACTCATTGCGCTGTTTTTTTCTCCAGCTTTTCTTATTTGGCGGGGCATTAATCACTGAGATGAGCGTCAGCAATTAATGCCCATAATGACAAGCGCTTAGTGTGCCGCTTTTTGCAAAATAAAAGCAGATGGCTGCTTTTGTAACCAGCGGATGCGTAGCGCCATCAGTATAGCTGCCGAGGTCAGGCCGATAACGAACCCGATCCAGAAACCACTTGGCCCCATCGCGGGCACAATATAATTGGTCAAACCGAGTAAATAACCACTCGGTAGCCCCAACAACCAGTAGGCGGTGAAGGTAATAAAGAAGATAGAGCGGGTATCTTTATAACCGCGTAATACGCCGCTGCCGATCACCTGAATTGCATCAGACAATTGGTAAAGTGCTGCCAATAACATTAAGTGTGAGGCCATTACCACCACTTCAGGTGTCTTGTTATAAAGCAGCGCGATATGTTCGCGAAATACCACAGTAAATATCGCGGTGACACACGCCAACATTAGACCCACAGCAATACTGGTATAAGCAGCAACTCTGGCATCGTCAACCGAACCCTGACCAAGACGAAAACCGACACGAATGGTCGCGGCGACACTCAATGACATCGGTAACATAAACATCAATGAACTAAAGTTGAGGGCAATCTGGTGCCCAGCCACCGCGACAATGCCCAGCGGAGAAACCAGTAATGCGACAACCGCGAACAACGTTACTTCAAAAAACAGCGCCAGCGCAACCGGCAGCCCAAGACCCCCGAGGCGTTTCATGACTTGCCAGTCCGGTGCAGCAAATCCTTTTTCCAGTTTGATATCTTGCTGTGAGCGCGCGCGCGTCACATACCAACGCATCATTAAGAACATCACCCAATAAACCGTTCCGGTTGCCACCCCGCAACCGACACCGCCTAATGCCGGAGCACCAAATTTACCGTAGATGAAAATATAGTTAATGGGAATGTTAACCAGTAAACCAATAAATCCAATCACCATCCCAGGTTTGGTTTTGGATAGCCCTTCACACTGATTGCGTAGCACCTGAAAGAAGAGATAGCCCGGCGCGCCCCACATAATGGCATGCAGGAAACCAACGGCTTTATCTGCCAGTACCGGATCAATATTATGCATGCGCATAATGATGTGGTCGCTATTATAGATGACCACCATAATTAATACCGAGACACAGAATGCCAGCCAAAAGCCCTGTCTGACCTGATGAGCAATTTGGTTGCGCCGCCCGGAGCCATTAAGTTGAGCAACTGTCGGCGTTAACGCCAACAATAATCCGTGACCAAATAAGATAGCCGGTAACCAGATTGAGGTCCCCACCGCCACCGCAGCCATATCGGTTGCACTGACAGAACCGGCCATTATAGTGTCAACCACCCCCATGGCGGTTTGGGACAATTGCGCGATAACAACAGGAATAGCGAGAGCCAACAAGCTACGCGCTTCGACGATATACTTCTGCACGTATGCACCTTTATCTACCCATCGTTCTTCACGATGCATGGGTATAACCTAGTTATAATTTCAGTAGCGATAATTTATCGTTTTGTAACCGATAAATAAAATAGCGGGAAAACATAATACTCTCGGAACACGAAGAGTATAAAAGATTGTACCTCCTCGCAGTGCTTAAGCAATCCTTGTCATTCAGTTTCAATGAAATAACGCGAATACAGATTTTTAGTCTAAGTGGTTTGGTTTTCCTGATCTTCTGAGGCAAAATCAGGGCAGTGAAACTTTTTTTCTACAGATTTTTTTACAGATAAGAGGCATGGCGTATGTTTACCGGTATTGTTCAAGGCACCGCGCCAGTGGTTGCCATTGACGAGAAATCCAACTTCCGCACCCATGTGGTCGAAATGCCAACTGAGATGTTACCTGAATTAGCATTAGGTGCTTCAGTGGCCCACAATGGCTGCTGTTTGACAGTGACTGAGGTTAATGGAAATCGAGTCAGTTTTGATTTAATGAAGGAAACGCTGCGTATTACCAATTTGGGTGATATTAAAGTAGGCGATGTAGTTAATCTGGAGCGGGCCGCTAAATTTAGTGATGAAATTGGCGGCCATCTTATGTCCGGTCATATTATTTGTACCGCTGAAATAGCCAAAATATATACCTCAGAAAATAACCGTCAGATCTGGTTTCGACTGCCCAGCGACGATTTAATGAAATATGTATTACACAAAGGCTTTATCGGTATTGATGGCATCAGTCTGACCATTGGCGAGGTGGTGGGTAACCGTTTTTGCGTTCATTTGATTCCGGAAACACTGGCGCGAACCACATTAGGTAAAAAGCGACTGGGGCATCGGGTGAATATTGAAATAGACCCCCAAACACAGGCTGTAGTGGATACCGTTGAGCGGGTATTGGCGCAACGCGAAATTGCTCCGGTAGCAGCAGCTGAAAAAGTCGCTCGCGTATAAAATAATAAAAGGCAGGGCTGATGTGCTCCTGCCTTTTTAAGTCTGTCTTTTTAAAAGAGTATCACGTTAGATATTAACGAGCGACCCGAATACCGCCTTCTACCCCATTGGGGCTGAATAATACCTGCCACAATTGAATATCTCTGGCGCGGAATGCACCGGCACAGGCATTCAGATAATAGCTAAACATCCGCTCAAATCGAGGCGAGTAATTCTCAGCTAATTTTGGCCATGCGGCTTGGAAACGTTCATACCAGGCCATCAATGTTCGGTCGTAATCGGCCCCGAAATTATGCCAATCTTCCATGATGAAATAAGGCTCGCTGGCCTTGGCAATATGTTGTACCGACGGCAAACACCCATTGGGGAAAATATACTTATTAATCCACGGGTCAACACTCAGGTCAGTACGATTAGCGCCGATGGTATGTAGCAGAAATAAACCGTCAGGTTTTAAATTACGTTTAACTATCTCAAAATAGGTGCTGTAATTTTTAGGCCCAACATGTTCGAACATTCCCACCGAGACAATACGATCGAATTGTTCATCCAGGTCGCGATAATCTTGCAGCAAAATAGTGACATCCAAACCTTCACAGCGTTTTTGTGCCAATTTTTGCTGTTCAGCTGAAATAGTGACACCTGAAACCGACACCCCGAAATGGCGCGCGGCGTAAGCGGCTAGCCCACCCCAGCCACAACCGATATCGAGCAGCTTCATACCCGGTGCTAATTGCAGCTTCTCACAGATCATCTGCAATTTATTTTCCTGCGCTTGTTCAAGGGTGGCCGCATCTTTCCAATAGGCGCAAGAATATTGCATATTGGGGTCGAGCATTAGGCTAAACAGATCATTACCGAGATCGTAATGTTCTTTGCCGACAATCCAAGCTCGTTTCTTCGATTGCAAATTGATAATACGTGCGGCAGCAA
The sequence above is drawn from the Yersinia enterocolitica subsp. enterocolitica genome and encodes:
- a CDS encoding MATE family efflux transporter; the protein is MQKYIVEARSLLALAIPVVIAQLSQTAMGVVDTIMAGSVSATDMAAVAVGTSIWLPAILFGHGLLLALTPTVAQLNGSGRRNQIAHQVRQGFWLAFCVSVLIMVVIYNSDHIIMRMHNIDPVLADKAVGFLHAIMWGAPGYLFFQVLRNQCEGLSKTKPGMVIGFIGLLVNIPINYIFIYGKFGAPALGGVGCGVATGTVYWVMFLMMRWYVTRARSQQDIKLEKGFAAPDWQVMKRLGGLGLPVALALFFEVTLFAVVALLVSPLGIVAVAGHQIALNFSSLMFMLPMSLSVAATIRVGFRLGQGSVDDARVAAYTSIAVGLMLACVTAIFTVVFREHIALLYNKTPEVVVMASHLMLLAALYQLSDAIQVIGSGVLRGYKDTRSIFFITFTAYWLLGLPSGYLLGLTNYIVPAMGPSGFWIGFVIGLTSAAILMALRIRWLQKQPSAFILQKAAH
- a CDS encoding riboflavin synthase; its protein translation is MFTGIVQGTAPVVAIDEKSNFRTHVVEMPTEMLPELALGASVAHNGCCLTVTEVNGNRVSFDLMKETLRITNLGDIKVGDVVNLERAAKFSDEIGGHLMSGHIICTAEIAKIYTSENNRQIWFRLPSDDLMKYVLHKGFIGIDGISLTIGEVVGNRFCVHLIPETLARTTLGKKRLGHRVNIEIDPQTQAVVDTVERVLAQREIAPVAAAEKVARV
- the cfa gene encoding cyclopropane fatty acyl phospholipid synthase, with amino-acid sequence MSSSCIEDQSIQENPWFRIVQEMLSRADIEINGSRPFDIRVNNPDFFKRVLQEGSLALGESYMDGWWECDRLDIFFQRVLRAGLEHQLPHHFKDTLRIAAARIINLQSKKRAWIVGKEHYDLGNDLFSLMLDPNMQYSCAYWKDAATLEQAQENKLQMICEKLQLAPGMKLLDIGCGWGGLAAYAARHFGVSVSGVTISAEQQKLAQKRCEGLDVTILLQDYRDLDEQFDRIVSVGMFEHVGPKNYSTYFEIVKRNLKPDGLFLLHTIGANRTDLSVDPWINKYIFPNGCLPSVQHIAKASEPYFIMEDWHNFGADYDRTLMAWYERFQAAWPKLAENYSPRFERMFSYYLNACAGAFRARDIQLWQVLFSPNGVEGGIRVAR